In a single window of the Raphanus sativus cultivar WK10039 chromosome 9, ASM80110v3, whole genome shotgun sequence genome:
- the LOC108824236 gene encoding eukaryotic translation initiation factor 5A-3 yields the protein MSDEEHHFESSDAGASKTYPQQAGNIRKGGHIVIKGRPCKVVEVSTSKTGKHGHAKCHFVAIDIFTSKKLEDIVPSSHNCDVPHVNRTDYQLIDISEDGFVSLLTDNGSTKDDLKLPTDETLLTQLKSGFEEGKDIVVSVMSAMGEEQMCALKEVAPK from the exons ATGTCGGACGAGGAGCACCACTTTGAGTCAAGCGACGCTGGAGCTTCAAAGACCTATCCCCAGCAAGCTGGTAACATCCGTAAGGGTGGTCACATCGTCATCAAGGGCCGTCCCTGCAAG GTGGTTGAGGTTTCGACTTCCAAGACTGGAAAGCACGGTCACGCCAAGTGTCACTTTGTTGCTATCGATATCTTCACTTCTAAGAAGCTCGAAGATATTGTTCCTTCTTCCCACAACTGTGAT GTTCCACATGTGAACCGTACTGACTATCAGTTGATTGATATCTCTGAAGATGGCTTT GTCAGCCTTCTTACTGACAATGGTAGCACTAAGGATGATCTCAAGCTCCCAACTGATGAAACTCTCCTCACACAG CTCAAGTCTGGATTTGAAGAGGGAAAGGATATAGTTGTGTCTGTCATGTCTGCAATGGGAGAGGAGCAGATGTGTGCCCTGAAGGAAGTTGCTCCCAAGTAA